The nucleotide sequence GTTCGTCGGCGAACTGCTTGGCGGCGGTCTGCGCCGCCTGCATGCGCGTGGGCGGCACGTCCTTGGCGTTCATCGACGTGGAGACGTCCATCACCAGCATCACGACGGCACGGTTGCGCGGGATCTTGCGATCCAGCGACGGGCCGGCCATCGCGACGGTGAAGAGCACCAGGGCCACCGCGACCAGCGCCGGCGGGAGGTGGCGCCACCGGCTCTGCGGTTTCGGCGCGACGCTGCCCATCATCGAGCTGTCGGCGAAGCGCGCCAGGCGCCGCGCGCGGCTGCGCTGGATCGCGAAGTACAGCACCACCAGTCCTGCGACGACCACGAGGAACAGGAAGAACCACACGTGCGCGAAGCCCGACAGCGGCAACTCGCCCAACACGGGCAGATTCACGGGCGCTTCCCTTCGACTGATTCACGCGGACCCCAGACCGAGAGTACAAAGCCGCCGCATCCGACCCGAGCCCGTGCGAGCGGCACCGACGCTGTGCACCCGCTCAGGTCCGCCCGCCACCGTCGGACCGCGCACATACACTCACGCTGTGCGTGACGTGTTGGACGACCTGCTCGCGGTCTGGCGGACCGGTCAGACCGCAGGGCTCGCGACCGTGGTGCGCACCATCCGCTCCGCGCCGCGGGCGCCCGGAGCGGCCATGATGGTCGCGCCCGACGCCACGGTCGCCGGCTCGGTTTCCGGCGGCTGCGTGGAGGGGGCGGTCTACGAGCTGGCCGGCGCGGTCGTCGAGGCGGGACGCCCGGAGCTGCAGCGCTACGGCATCACCGACGACGACGCCTTCGCCGTCGGCCTCACGTGCGGCGGCATCATCGACGTCTTCGTCGAACCCGTGTCGCGCAACACCTTTCCGCAACTCGAGGCCGTCGCCGACGACATCGCGGCGCACCGGCCGGTGGCGGTCGCGACGGTCATCGCGCACCCCGACGCCGGGTGGGTGGGCCGCCGGCTGGTGCTCGGCGCCGACTCCGCCGAGGGCTCGCTCGGGTCCGACCGCGCCGATGCGGCGGTGGCCGACGACGCGCGCGGCCTGCTGGCGGCGGGACGCACCGACGTCCTCACCTACGGGCCCGACGGCGAGCGGCAGGGCGAGGGCATGGAGGTGTTCGTCGCCAGCCATGCGCCGCGACCACGGATGTTGGTGTTCGGTGCGATCGACTTCGCCGCCGCGCTCACGCGGCAGGCCGCACTGCTGGGCTACCGCATCACCGTCTGCGACGCCCGCGCGGTCTTCGCGACGCCGGCGCGCTTCCCCGCCGCCGACGAGGTGGTCGTCGACTGGCCGCACCGCTATCTGGCCGCCCAGGCCGCGGCCGGCGAACTCGACCACCGCACCGCGATCTGCGTCCTCACCCACGATCCCAAGTTCGACGTCCCGGTCCTCGAGGTGGCGCTGCGACTCGACGTCGGCTACGTGGGCGCCATGGGGTCCCGGCCCACCCACGACGACCGCCTCGCCCGGCTGCGCGAGGCCGGGCTCTCCGACGCCGAGCTGAATCGGTTGTCCAGCCCGATCGGGCTGGACCTCGGCGCCCGCACGCCGGAGGAGACCGCGGTCTCGATCATCGGCGAGATCATCGCCCGGCGCTGGCACGGTACCGGCCAACCGCTGGCCGACGTCGCCGGCCGCATCCACCACGACGGCCGACTGAGTGCCGATCACCAGCGGTAACGCCACTCTCTCTTTTTGCTACTTGGCTTCTCTTGTACGATAACGATGCTGTCAGCCATTGTGATGCGTACCACTCAGCCGCAGAAGTGAACAGGGGGCCGCCGTGACGACGACCGAACGGGACGCCGCCGAGGAGACGGTCGCCACCCGCTACGCCGGCACCCGCGTGCCGCGCGTCGAGGACGCCCGACTGCTCACCGGCAAGGGCACGTTCGTCGACGACGTGCAACGTCCCGGAATGCTGCACGCGTGCTTCGTGCGCAGTCCCTTCGCCCACGCGACCATCGGGAGCATCGACGCGACGGCAGCCCTCGCGTTGCCCGGCGTGCGTGCGGTGTTCACGGCGGCCGACCTCAACGGCGACGTCGTCGAGGCCTGGCACGCGGTGGCCGGCAAGGACGTCCCCGACACCCCGCGGCCGCCACTGGCCGAGGGCGAGGTGAAGTTCGTCGGCGACCCCGTCGCCCTCGTCGTGGCCGAGAACCGTTACGTGGCCGAGGACGCCGCCGACCTCGTCGACGTCGACTACGAGCCCCTCCCCGCCGTCGCCGACTTCCGCCGCGCGGTGGGCGGCGCCGAGTCGGGCGCCCCAGTCGTGCACGACGCCTACCCCGACAACGTCGCCGGCGGCATGGGCGGCATGCCGCCGGACGAGGAGCTGTTCGCCACCGCACCGCACGTCGTCAGCGAGCGCATCTACCAGCAGATGTACGTCCCGGTACCGATGGAGACCCGCGGCATGGTGGCCGAATGGGTCTCGGCCACCGGAGAACTCACCATTTGGGCGTCCACGCAGACGCCTCACGAACTGCGCGCGTTCGCCGCGAGACTGCTCGGCATCCCCGCGCAGGGCGTGCGCGTCATCATGCGCGACACCGGCGGCGGCTTCGGCCAGAAGGTCGTGCCGATGCGCGAGGACATGTGCATCCTGCTCGCCGCCCGCAGGCTGCCGTCCGCGGCGTCGGACGCGCGATCGGGCGTGGCGCTCAAGTGGATCGAGGACCGCCGGGAGAACTTGATGTCGGCCGGTCAGTCCCGGCACGTCGACGGCACCGTGCGGATGGCCCTCGACGACGACGGCAGGATCCTCGCCGCCGACATCGACTTCCTTCAGGACGTCGGCTCCTACCCCACCCCGTATCCGGTGCTCACCACCGCCGCCATCGGCATGTTCTTCCCCGGCCCCTACCGGGTGCCGAAGGCCAGCTTCAACTACAAGACGGTGTTCTCCAACACCCCGGGCCTGCACGCCTACCGCGGCCCGTGGCAGTACGAGACGCTGAGCCGGGAGATCCTCCTCGATTGCGCCGCACGCAAGATCGGCATGGACCCGGTGGAGCTGCGCCGCATCAACATCCTGCGCGGCGACGAGATGCCGTACTTCAACCCCAACGGCATGCCGTACGACAACTGCGCGCCGGCCGACACGTTCGAGCAGGCGGTGAAGATCCTCGACCACGAGGGCTTCCGCAAGGAGCAGGCCGAGGCGCTCGCGCAGGGCCGCTACCTCGGGCTCGGATTCTCCGCCTACATCGAGCCCACCGGCGCCGCCACCGGTCACCTCGCGACCGAGGGCGCCACCGTGCGGATGGAGTCGACCGGCAAGATCAACGTCTACGTCAACGGCGGGTCGGCGGGCAACAGCATCGAGACCACCGTCGTGCAGCTCACCGCCGACGCAGTGGGCGCCGCCATCGCCGACGTCGCCAGCATCCAGGGCGACACCGCCGTCACCCCCTACGGTGCGGGCACGCAGGGCAGCCGCAGCGGACCCATGACGGCGGGCGCCGTGCACGAGGCCGGCAGCATCCTGCGCGGCCAGATCGTCGCGATCGCCGCACAGATGCTGGGAGTCCAGGCGGACGAGATCGTCCTCGCCGACTCGCGGGCCAGTGTGCGCAGCGATCCGGACCGCAGCGTCGGCTTCGCCGACATCGCCTACCGCTCCTACTACGACCCCGCGCAACTCGGTGGGGTCGCCGCGACGCTGGAGGCCACCGCCCGGTTCACCTCGCAGGCGATGATCCACTGGGCCAACGCCACCCACGTCTGCACGTGCGAGGTCGACATCGAGACGGGACACGTGACGCTCACCCGCTACATCGTCAGCGAGGACGTCGGCCCGATGATCAACCCGAACGTGGTCGAGGGCCAAGTCGCCGGCGGCACCGTGCAGGGCATCGGCGGAGCGCTGCTGGAGAAGCTGGCCTACGACGAGGCGGGCAACCCGATCGCCTCGACGTTCGTCGACTACCTGCTGCCCACCGCCACCGAGGTGCCGCCCATCGAGTTCGGGCACGTCGAGATCCCCGGCCCCGGTGTGGGCGGCTACAAGGGTGCGGGCGAGGGCGGCGCGATCGGTTCGCCGCCCGCGGTCGTCAACGCGATCAACGACGCGCTGGCCCCTCTCGGCGTCACGCTGACCGAACTGCCGGCCACACCGGCCACCATCGTCGACCTCATCGAACGCGCGCGGAAGGACCACTGAGGTGGAACTGAACAACGAATTCCGGGTGGCGGTCCCCGCCGCCGAGGTCTGGGACGTCTTCACCGACGTGCAGCGCGTCGCACCGTGCCTGCCCGGCGCCACGCTGCTGTCCGTCGACGGCGACGAGTTCACCGGCGCCGTCAAGGTCAAGGTGGGCCCGATCACGGTGTCCTACAAGGGTGTTGCCTCGTACAAGGAGAAGGACACCGACGCCCGACGTCTGGTGCTGCGCGCCGAGGGCAAGGAGACCCGCGGCAACGGCACCGCCGCGGCCACCGTGACCGCGCAGCTCACCGAGGACGGCCCCCGCGGCACGCACGTCGCCATCTCCACCGACCTCGCGATCTCCGGCAAGGCCGCACAGTTCGGCCGCGGCGTCCTCGCCGACGTGTCGAGCAACCTCATCGCCCAGTTCGCTCGCAGCCTCGAGGCCGAGCTGCTGGGCGGCGGTTCCCCGGACTCCGCCGCGGCGTCCGGCGTCACGGCAGCACCCACCACGGCGGCGCCCACCACGGAAAGGCTCACGGCGGCAGCGCAACCCGCCGACTCCGTCGACCTGCTCAAGGTGGTCGCCCTGCCGCTGGCCAAGCGCGCCGCCCCCGTCGCTGCCGGCCTCGCCGCGGGCGTCGCCGTCGGCATCCTGTTCGGCCGCCGCCGGCGGACCCCGACGCACCCCGCGGCGATCACGGCCGACGACCTGCTCGCCGCGCTGTCGAAGCTGGTGTCGTGAAGGCCGCGCCGTTCGCCTACCACCGACCGGACTCCGTCGAAGAGGCGGTCGGGTTGCTCGCCGAGTACGGCGACGAGGCGAAGATCCTCGCGGGCGGGCAGAGCTTGGTCCCGATGCTCGCCATGCGGCTCACCCACTTCGACAACCTGGTCGACGTCTCCCGGGTCACCGAACTGTGCGGCATCGACCTCGTCGACGACGACGTCGTGATCGGCGCGGCCACCCCGCATGCCCTCGTCGGCATGGACGACGAGGTGGCCGAGTCGGTTCCGCTGCTGACGCTCGCGACCCCGCACATCGGCCACTTCCAGATCCGCACCCGCGGCACCCTGGGCGGCGCGGTGGCCCACGCCGACCCGGCCGCGGAGTACGCCGCAGCCGCGCTCGCGCTCGACGCCACCATCGAGGCCACGTCGCGGCGCGGTGACCGCCAGATCCCCGCCGGGGAGTTCTTCACGGGCCTGTGGGAGAACGCGCTGGAGCCCGACGAGATGCTGCGCGCCGTGCGCTTTCCGGTATGGCCGGGTCGCACGGGATACGCGGTCCGCGAATTCGCCCGACGCCACGGCGACTTCGCGATCGCCGGCGCCACGGTGGCCGTCGCCCTCGACGACGACGACCGGGTGACGCGCTGCGGGATCGGCCTGCTCGGTCTCGGCTCGACACCGCTGCGCGCCACCGCGGCCGAGGACGCCGTCACCGGACGTGGTCTCGCCGAACTGTCGGCCGAGGACATCGGCGCGCTGGCCATGTCCGGGCTCACCGACGTCCCGTCCGACCTGCAGGGGTCGGCGTCCTACCGGACCCGCGTCGGGGCCGCGATGGTCGCGCGGGCCTGGAACGAAGCGACGGGCCAGGCCGGCACCGACCGGCCCGGCGTCCTGACCGGAACCGCGAAGACGGAGGCGTCCCATGCATGAACTTCCCGTCGAACTCCGAGTGAACGGCACCCCGCACGGCGGCGTCGTCGAACCCCGCGTCACGCTGGCCGACTTCCTGCGCGAACGGTGCGGGCTGACCGGCACCCACCTCGGGTGCGAGCACGGCGCCTGCGGGGCGTGCACGGTCCTGCTCGACGGTCAGGCCGTGCGGTCCTGCCTGGTGTTCGCCGTTCAGGTCGACGGCCAGGAGGTGACGACGGTGGAGGGCATCGCGTCACCGGACGGCGAACTGTCCCCGGTGCAGGCCGCCATGCGCGCCTGTCACGGACTGCAGTGCGGCTTCTGCACGCCGGGCTTCGTCACGTCCATCACGGCGCTGCTCCGGGACAACCCCAGCCCGACCGACGAGGAGATCCGCGAGGGCCTCTCCGGCAACTTCTGCCGCTGCACCGGTTACCAGGGAATCGTCAACGCCGTGCGCCAGGCCGCCGAGGCGCAGGCGTAACGGTCGTCCCGGTGCGCTCGATACACCGGCGGGGGCGTGCCCACGTAGGGTGGGCCCGACACCGACTCGGGAAGACTGGTGACATGAGATCGATGCACGCCGCCGCGGCGGTCCTGGTCGCTGCCGGGGCAGCGCTCACCTCGCTGACCTCGATCGCGCCGGCCTCCGCCGAACCGAGCGACGCTCAGGTCGACGACGTGTTCACCAAGGCCGTCCGCGACAAGGGCCTGCGGATCACCGCCAAGGACGCCATCGACCTCGCGCACTCGACGTGCGACGTGCTCGCCCGCGGCGGCGACGTGGAGGCGGCTCTGCACCACGTCAAGAACGCCACCGAGTGGACGAAGATCGACGACATCACGACGTTCGGCAGCCTCGCCGTGCAGGGCTACTGCCCGGGGCTCAACCCCAACGCCTGACGCCGGGACCCCCGGCGGTCACGACACCGCGCCGCGCAGCCCGTCGGCGCCGAACACCGGCTCCAGCATCGATGACATGTCCGGCCCACGGCGCAGGCCGTGGCCGCCGTCGACGTTGAGCACCTGACCGGTGATCCACTCGGCGGCGTCGCTCAGCAGGAACACCGCCGCGTTGGCGACGTCGGTGACCTCACCCGGCCGCGGCAGCGGCGTGCAGCTGGCGTAGTCGGCGCTGATCGCCGGCGAATCCAGGATCGGCGCCACCATGTCGGTGCGGATGAGACCGGGCCGGATGCCGTTGACCCGCACCCACGACGGGCCGAGTTCGTCGGCGGCCAGCATCATCAGATGGTCCAGCGCGGCCTTGCTCGGGCCGTAGGCCGCGAACCAACGGTGCGTATTGCTCGAGGCGATCGACGAGATGCCGACGAACGACCCGCCGCCGCCGCGCACCATCTCGCGCGCACTGTGCTTCAGCACGTACATCGTCCCGTTGACGTTGAGGTCGACCGTGTTGCGCCAGCCCTCCGAATCGACCTGCGTCAGTGGGCCGATGGTCAACGAGCCGCCCGCGGAGTGCACCACGCCGTGCAGCCGGCCGTGCCACGCGGCGGCGGCGTCCACGACGTGGGCGACCTCGTCCTCGTTGGTGACGTCGGCCGGTTCGTAGCGCACCTCGCCGGCTCCCTCGCCGGCCGCGGCGCCGATCTCCTCCACCGCTGTCGCCAGCTTGTCGGCGTTGCGGCCCACCAGCATTGCGTTGCCGCCCGATGCGACGACCGCGGCGGCCACCCCCTTGCCGATGCCGCTGCCGCCGCCCGTGACCAGAATGGTCCTGTCCACCAACGACAGCTGCATTGCTGCTCCTCCCGCGTCCCCTGGCGGGGAGAACTAGAACACGTTCTCGTCATCGAACCACGCGGTGTGCACGCGGGGAAGCGAAACGCCGCACGGCGATCCGGCAGTCACGCCACAGCCGACTGGCAGACCGTTCACAGGAATGGCACGCCCGCAC is from Mycolicibacterium grossiae and encodes:
- a CDS encoding (2Fe-2S)-binding protein, yielding MHELPVELRVNGTPHGGVVEPRVTLADFLRERCGLTGTHLGCEHGACGACTVLLDGQAVRSCLVFAVQVDGQEVTTVEGIASPDGELSPVQAAMRACHGLQCGFCTPGFVTSITALLRDNPSPTDEEIREGLSGNFCRCTGYQGIVNAVRQAAEAQA
- a CDS encoding DUF732 domain-containing protein, which encodes MRSMHAAAAVLVAAGAALTSLTSIAPASAEPSDAQVDDVFTKAVRDKGLRITAKDAIDLAHSTCDVLARGGDVEAALHHVKNATEWTKIDDITTFGSLAVQGYCPGLNPNA
- a CDS encoding SDR family oxidoreductase, translating into MQLSLVDRTILVTGGGSGIGKGVAAAVVASGGNAMLVGRNADKLATAVEEIGAAAGEGAGEVRYEPADVTNEDEVAHVVDAAAAWHGRLHGVVHSAGGSLTIGPLTQVDSEGWRNTVDLNVNGTMYVLKHSAREMVRGGGGSFVGISSIASSNTHRWFAAYGPSKAALDHLMMLAADELGPSWVRVNGIRPGLIRTDMVAPILDSPAISADYASCTPLPRPGEVTDVANAAVFLLSDAAEWITGQVLNVDGGHGLRRGPDMSSMLEPVFGADGLRGAVS
- a CDS encoding SRPBCC family protein, translated to MELNNEFRVAVPAAEVWDVFTDVQRVAPCLPGATLLSVDGDEFTGAVKVKVGPITVSYKGVASYKEKDTDARRLVLRAEGKETRGNGTAAATVTAQLTEDGPRGTHVAISTDLAISGKAAQFGRGVLADVSSNLIAQFARSLEAELLGGGSPDSAAASGVTAAPTTAAPTTERLTAAAQPADSVDLLKVVALPLAKRAAPVAAGLAAGVAVGILFGRRRRTPTHPAAITADDLLAALSKLVS
- a CDS encoding XdhC family protein, encoding MRDVLDDLLAVWRTGQTAGLATVVRTIRSAPRAPGAAMMVAPDATVAGSVSGGCVEGAVYELAGAVVEAGRPELQRYGITDDDAFAVGLTCGGIIDVFVEPVSRNTFPQLEAVADDIAAHRPVAVATVIAHPDAGWVGRRLVLGADSAEGSLGSDRADAAVADDARGLLAAGRTDVLTYGPDGERQGEGMEVFVASHAPRPRMLVFGAIDFAAALTRQAALLGYRITVCDARAVFATPARFPAADEVVVDWPHRYLAAQAAAGELDHRTAICVLTHDPKFDVPVLEVALRLDVGYVGAMGSRPTHDDRLARLREAGLSDAELNRLSSPIGLDLGARTPEETAVSIIGEIIARRWHGTGQPLADVAGRIHHDGRLSADHQR
- a CDS encoding FAD binding domain-containing protein — protein: MKAAPFAYHRPDSVEEAVGLLAEYGDEAKILAGGQSLVPMLAMRLTHFDNLVDVSRVTELCGIDLVDDDVVIGAATPHALVGMDDEVAESVPLLTLATPHIGHFQIRTRGTLGGAVAHADPAAEYAAAALALDATIEATSRRGDRQIPAGEFFTGLWENALEPDEMLRAVRFPVWPGRTGYAVREFARRHGDFAIAGATVAVALDDDDRVTRCGIGLLGLGSTPLRATAAEDAVTGRGLAELSAEDIGALAMSGLTDVPSDLQGSASYRTRVGAAMVARAWNEATGQAGTDRPGVLTGTAKTEASHA
- a CDS encoding xanthine dehydrogenase family protein molybdopterin-binding subunit, which encodes MTTTERDAAEETVATRYAGTRVPRVEDARLLTGKGTFVDDVQRPGMLHACFVRSPFAHATIGSIDATAALALPGVRAVFTAADLNGDVVEAWHAVAGKDVPDTPRPPLAEGEVKFVGDPVALVVAENRYVAEDAADLVDVDYEPLPAVADFRRAVGGAESGAPVVHDAYPDNVAGGMGGMPPDEELFATAPHVVSERIYQQMYVPVPMETRGMVAEWVSATGELTIWASTQTPHELRAFAARLLGIPAQGVRVIMRDTGGGFGQKVVPMREDMCILLAARRLPSAASDARSGVALKWIEDRRENLMSAGQSRHVDGTVRMALDDDGRILAADIDFLQDVGSYPTPYPVLTTAAIGMFFPGPYRVPKASFNYKTVFSNTPGLHAYRGPWQYETLSREILLDCAARKIGMDPVELRRINILRGDEMPYFNPNGMPYDNCAPADTFEQAVKILDHEGFRKEQAEALAQGRYLGLGFSAYIEPTGAATGHLATEGATVRMESTGKINVYVNGGSAGNSIETTVVQLTADAVGAAIADVASIQGDTAVTPYGAGTQGSRSGPMTAGAVHEAGSILRGQIVAIAAQMLGVQADEIVLADSRASVRSDPDRSVGFADIAYRSYYDPAQLGGVAATLEATARFTSQAMIHWANATHVCTCEVDIETGHVTLTRYIVSEDVGPMINPNVVEGQVAGGTVQGIGGALLEKLAYDEAGNPIASTFVDYLLPTATEVPPIEFGHVEIPGPGVGGYKGAGEGGAIGSPPAVVNAINDALAPLGVTLTELPATPATIVDLIERARKDH